Proteins encoded by one window of Porphyrobacter sp. YT40:
- a CDS encoding NADH:ubiquinone oxidoreductase subunit NDUFA12 produces MGILAKIFTWWDGATIGTHLWASRAKGEHVGTDAAGNKYYRERAKGSGANTGSYTAREKRWVIYNGANDASRVPAEWHGWLHGTYDEVPESHLPPPRIWEADYTPNATGTLAAYRPQGALERGGQRARAVGDYEAWTPGGADS; encoded by the coding sequence ATGGGTATCCTCGCAAAGATCTTCACCTGGTGGGATGGTGCCACGATCGGCACGCACCTGTGGGCCAGCCGCGCCAAGGGCGAACACGTCGGCACCGATGCCGCCGGCAACAAGTATTACCGGGAACGCGCCAAGGGCAGCGGGGCCAACACCGGCTCCTACACCGCGCGTGAAAAGCGCTGGGTGATCTACAACGGCGCCAATGACGCCAGCCGCGTTCCGGCCGAATGGCACGGCTGGCTGCACGGCACCTATGACGAGGTGCCCGAAAGCCACCTGCCCCCGCCGCGCATCTGGGAGGCCGACTACACCCCCAACGCCACCGGCACCCTCGCCGCCTATCGCCCGCAAGGCGCCCTGGAGCGCGGCGGCCAGCGCGCGCGTGCTGTCGGCGATTACGAAGCCTGGACCCCCGGCGGCGCGGACAGCTGA
- a CDS encoding DUF192 domain-containing protein, with protein sequence MVRHWLAAALLGLGTLAACSPGESTAAAAQSPVPPAGEGQAARHPVSGLRVIDLVVESGGKRLPFKVELADTGEAQARGLMFRTELGDFEGMIFPSATPEPRSFWMKNTPLSLDIIFIGPDGRIANIAANTTPYSLDSVPSKGPASAVLELRGGRAAALGIVPGDRVSYTVP encoded by the coding sequence ATGGTAAGGCACTGGCTGGCAGCCGCACTTTTGGGACTGGGCACGCTGGCGGCCTGCTCGCCAGGCGAAAGCACGGCCGCTGCGGCGCAAAGCCCCGTCCCGCCCGCAGGTGAGGGACAAGCGGCGCGCCACCCGGTCTCGGGTCTGCGGGTGATCGATCTGGTGGTCGAGAGCGGGGGCAAGCGCCTGCCGTTCAAGGTCGAACTGGCCGACACCGGCGAAGCGCAGGCGCGCGGCCTGATGTTCCGCACCGAGCTGGGCGATTTCGAGGGGATGATCTTCCCCTCCGCCACGCCCGAACCGCGCAGTTTCTGGATGAAGAACACCCCGCTCAGCCTCGACATCATCTTCATCGGGCCGGATGGGCGGATCGCCAATATCGCGGCGAACACCACGCCCTATTCGCTCGATTCGGTGCCATCGAAGGGCCCCGCCAGCGCCGTGCTGGAACTGCGCGGCGGCCGCGCGGCGGCGCTCGGGATCGTGCCGGGGGATAGAGTAAGTTACACGGTCCCGTGA
- a CDS encoding RecX family transcriptional regulator, translating to MKPPLGEAQLRDLALHYAARFATTGARLESYLVRKIRERGLAEDADGRTLDIDIPALVARLVELGYVDDDAYARMRARDLGARGYGARRVEETLRHAGVEEGLRQAHAPGEAASRRAAALMAKKRRLGPWGALGEGGDPLAIRKAREKAVAAMLRAGHQYEHARFILAASRGEDIEQWIAEAEEAEGIDERW from the coding sequence GTGAAACCCCCGCTGGGCGAGGCGCAATTGCGCGATCTGGCTCTGCATTACGCCGCCCGCTTCGCCACCACCGGCGCGCGGCTGGAGAGCTATCTCGTCCGCAAGATCCGCGAGCGCGGTCTGGCCGAGGATGCCGACGGGCGCACGCTCGACATCGACATTCCCGCGCTCGTCGCCCGGCTGGTGGAGCTCGGCTATGTCGATGATGATGCCTATGCCCGGATGCGCGCCCGCGATCTCGGTGCGCGCGGCTATGGCGCACGGCGGGTGGAGGAGACGCTCCGCCATGCCGGGGTGGAAGAAGGATTGCGGCAGGCCCACGCGCCGGGTGAGGCGGCCAGCCGCCGTGCTGCGGCGCTGATGGCGAAAAAGCGGCGGCTCGGGCCTTGGGGCGCCCTGGGCGAGGGCGGCGATCCGCTCGCGATCCGCAAGGCGCGCGAAAAAGCCGTTGCAGCAATGCTGCGCGCAGGCCACCAATACGAACACGCCCGCTTCATCCTCGCCGCGTCGCGGGGCGAGGACATCGAACAATGGATTGCCGAGGCGGAAGAGGCAGAAGGGATCGACGAGCGATGGTAA
- a CDS encoding fatty acyl-AMP ligase: MTDAALTPTPNDCDLPRIRAQFATFNDAIDYAAKSQKGLNFHDMRGELSRVYPYAEMREDALVMARRLIAAGIGKEDRVALIAETGPDFAALFCACVYVGAWPVPLPLPTSFGGKESFIDQLAVQLMSSDPKLLLYPEEIAEMAAAAAARQGCAAESWQDFSQRPAPACDLPQANPDDICYLQYSSGSTRFPTGVAVTHRALLHNLYGHSTTMELGANDRCVSWLPWYHDMGLVGCLLSLIANQVSGDYLKPDAFARRPLAWLDMISRNKGNTLSYSPTFGYDICARRISSQSNVAERFDLSRWRIAGNGADMIRPDVMQNFVNAFADAGFKASSFTPSYGLAEAVLAVTVMPPGEGIRVELVEEERLSGAPRDLSRPARYRAIVNCGKPLPDMEVSIQGEDGQERGDHQIGKVWCRGPSVMHSYFRNEEATSDCLVPSEDGKGPWLDTGDMGYTANGYLFIVGRAKDMIIINGKNHWPQDIEWAVEQLPGFNHGDIAAFAIEMENGEEAPAVLVHCKVSDPEERVRLREQIADKVRSVTGMSCIVELVPPRTLPRTSSGKLSRAKAKKLYLAGEIVPIDLAA; this comes from the coding sequence ATGACCGACGCCGCATTGACGCCGACGCCGAATGATTGCGACCTGCCGCGCATCCGTGCGCAATTTGCAACCTTCAACGACGCGATCGACTACGCCGCGAAGAGCCAGAAGGGGCTCAATTTTCACGATATGCGTGGAGAACTCTCGCGGGTCTATCCCTATGCCGAAATGCGCGAGGATGCCCTCGTCATGGCGCGCCGCCTGATCGCGGCGGGGATCGGCAAGGAAGACCGCGTCGCGCTGATCGCTGAGACCGGCCCCGATTTCGCCGCGCTGTTCTGCGCCTGCGTCTATGTCGGCGCATGGCCCGTGCCGCTGCCGCTGCCGACCAGCTTTGGCGGCAAGGAAAGCTTCATCGACCAGCTCGCGGTGCAGCTGATGAGCAGCGATCCCAAGCTTTTACTCTACCCCGAGGAAATCGCCGAAATGGCCGCCGCCGCCGCCGCGCGGCAGGGCTGCGCTGCGGAAAGCTGGCAGGATTTCAGCCAGCGCCCGGCCCCCGCCTGCGACCTGCCGCAGGCCAATCCGGACGATATCTGCTACCTGCAATATTCCAGCGGCTCGACCCGCTTCCCCACCGGGGTGGCGGTGACCCACCGGGCGCTGCTGCACAATCTCTACGGCCATTCGACCACGATGGAGCTGGGCGCAAACGACCGCTGCGTCAGCTGGTTGCCGTGGTATCACGACATGGGGCTGGTCGGCTGCCTGCTCTCGCTGATCGCCAACCAGGTCTCGGGCGACTACCTGAAACCCGATGCCTTCGCGCGCCGCCCGCTGGCGTGGCTCGACATGATCAGCCGCAACAAGGGCAACACGCTCTCCTATTCGCCCACCTTCGGCTACGATATCTGCGCGCGCCGCATCTCGAGCCAGTCGAACGTCGCCGAACGCTTCGACCTGTCGCGCTGGCGGATCGCGGGCAATGGCGCGGACATGATCCGGCCGGACGTGATGCAGAACTTCGTCAACGCCTTTGCCGATGCGGGCTTCAAGGCGTCGAGCTTCACGCCTTCCTACGGCCTTGCCGAAGCGGTGCTGGCGGTGACGGTGATGCCGCCGGGCGAAGGCATCCGCGTCGAACTGGTCGAGGAAGAGCGCCTGTCGGGCGCGCCGCGCGATCTGTCGCGCCCGGCCCGCTACCGTGCGATCGTCAATTGCGGCAAGCCGCTGCCCGACATGGAAGTCTCCATTCAGGGCGAGGACGGGCAGGAGCGCGGCGATCACCAGATCGGCAAGGTGTGGTGCCGGGGCCCCAGCGTGATGCACTCCTACTTCCGCAACGAGGAAGCGACCAGCGACTGCCTCGTGCCGAGCGAAGACGGCAAGGGACCGTGGCTCGATACCGGGGACATGGGCTACACCGCCAATGGCTATCTGTTCATCGTCGGCCGGGCGAAGGACATGATCATCATCAACGGCAAGAACCACTGGCCGCAGGATATCGAATGGGCGGTGGAGCAGCTTCCCGGCTTCAACCACGGCGACATCGCCGCCTTCGCGATCGAGATGGAGAACGGCGAGGAAGCCCCGGCGGTGCTGGTGCACTGCAAGGTCTCCGACCCGGAAGAGCGCGTGCGCCTGCGGGAACAGATCGCCGACAAGGTGCGCTCGGTCACAGGGATGAGCTGCATCGTCGAACTCGTCCCCCCGCGCACCCTGCCGCGCACCTCCTCGGGCAAGCTGAGCCGCGCCAAGGCCAAGAAGCTCTATCTGGCGGGCGAGATCGTTCCGATCGATCTGGCGGCGTAA
- a CDS encoding nucleoside deaminase, translating into MTPEDERWMREAIALAKTKGTDPSDTPIAAVIVRDGEVIAAETNRTAEDNDATAHAEICAFRAGGAKVGDMELKGATLYSTLQPCGMCTMASIWAKVDRIVFGAGRDDVHEMYFEDRSLDTFDFIRDAYRDDLSIEGGCLKDECAALYYRPGDDVPEEEQGNI; encoded by the coding sequence ATGACGCCCGAAGACGAACGCTGGATGCGCGAGGCTATTGCCCTCGCCAAGACCAAGGGCACCGATCCCTCGGACACGCCGATCGCCGCGGTGATCGTGCGCGACGGCGAGGTGATCGCGGCCGAGACCAACCGCACCGCAGAGGACAACGACGCCACCGCCCACGCCGAAATCTGCGCCTTCCGCGCGGGCGGGGCGAAGGTGGGCGACATGGAGCTGAAGGGCGCGACGCTCTATTCCACGCTGCAACCCTGCGGGATGTGCACGATGGCGAGCATCTGGGCCAAGGTCGACCGCATCGTCTTCGGCGCCGGACGCGACGATGTGCACGAGATGTATTTCGAGGATCGCAGCCTCGACACCTTCGATTTCATCCGCGACGCCTATCGCGACGATCTCAGCATCGAAGGTGGCTGCCTGAAGGACGAATGCGCCGCGCTCTACTATCGCCCCGGCGACGATGTGCCCGAGGAGGAGCAGGGCAATATCTAG
- a CDS encoding TIGR00341 family protein produces MTEITANTASQEDAAAAEAEASAVAQPAASSHIPVTIGAILHNIRDWWTVHVIGQVDQAEVTERRREDGKMSEHYLFMTAMSGGIAVLGLLLSSPAVVIGAMLLSPLMGPIMALGFSLAIGDWEWLKQSAITLLIGSVLAVVLCAVLVFLSPIQTITPEIAGRTRPNLFDLFVALFSALAGAYAMIRGREGAIVGVAIATALMPPLAVVGFGLATWNWTVFSGALLLFVTNFITIALTAFGMAKLYGFRNSLSARNTMFQNIALLTVFVGLAVPLAFSLNRIAWETNAQRIVRSEISAQFDGRSQLDQLDMDFTASPVGIHAVVFTPSLRPGVEESVAKGLTERLGEPVALDLVQYEVGTNESAAERAQLSAARAREDREATARAEALTMRLSLAAGVAPDEVLLDQTRRRALVRAKRLEGASLATYRALEMRIAGTEPGWRVELIPPPAVLPAIPVSEGTPNSDTLDLIGWAALRLDRSVVLAGPADQAEAAAEVLREAGVSVAVRPGTGPLRAGWADQGE; encoded by the coding sequence ATGACCGAGATCACCGCCAACACCGCTTCGCAGGAAGACGCTGCCGCCGCCGAGGCGGAAGCGAGCGCTGTGGCCCAGCCGGCCGCGTCCAGCCATATACCGGTTACGATTGGGGCAATCCTGCACAACATCCGCGATTGGTGGACGGTGCACGTCATCGGCCAGGTCGATCAAGCCGAAGTGACCGAGCGTCGCCGCGAAGACGGCAAGATGTCCGAGCACTACCTGTTCATGACCGCGATGAGCGGCGGGATCGCGGTGCTCGGCCTGCTGCTTTCGTCACCTGCCGTGGTGATCGGGGCGATGTTGCTCTCGCCGCTGATGGGCCCGATCATGGCGCTGGGCTTCTCGCTGGCGATCGGCGATTGGGAATGGCTCAAGCAATCGGCAATCACCCTGCTGATCGGAAGCGTGCTCGCGGTGGTGCTGTGCGCGGTGCTCGTGTTCCTCTCGCCGATCCAGACCATCACCCCCGAAATCGCCGGGCGCACCCGGCCCAATCTGTTTGACCTCTTCGTCGCGCTGTTCTCGGCCTTGGCGGGCGCCTATGCGATGATCCGCGGGCGCGAGGGCGCGATCGTCGGCGTGGCGATCGCGACGGCCTTGATGCCGCCGCTCGCGGTGGTCGGCTTCGGTCTCGCGACCTGGAACTGGACGGTGTTTTCGGGCGCGCTGCTGCTGTTCGTGACCAACTTCATCACCATCGCGCTGACCGCCTTCGGGATGGCCAAGCTCTACGGCTTCCGCAATTCGCTCAGCGCGCGCAACACCATGTTCCAGAACATCGCCCTGTTGACGGTGTTCGTGGGGCTGGCGGTGCCGCTGGCCTTCTCGCTCAACCGGATTGCGTGGGAGACCAACGCCCAGCGCATCGTGCGCAGCGAGATCAGCGCGCAGTTCGACGGGCGCTCGCAGCTTGATCAGCTGGACATGGACTTCACCGCGAGCCCGGTGGGAATCCATGCCGTGGTCTTCACCCCTTCGCTGCGGCCTGGTGTCGAGGAATCCGTTGCCAAGGGCCTGACCGAGCGGCTGGGCGAGCCGGTTGCGCTCGATCTGGTGCAATACGAGGTCGGCACCAATGAATCCGCCGCCGAGCGTGCGCAGCTTTCCGCCGCCCGTGCGCGCGAAGACCGCGAGGCAACCGCACGGGCCGAGGCGCTGACCATGCGCCTGTCGCTCGCCGCCGGGGTTGCGCCCGACGAGGTGCTGCTCGATCAGACGCGCCGCCGCGCGCTGGTGCGGGCCAAGCGGCTCGAGGGGGCAAGCCTTGCCACCTACCGTGCACTCGAGATGCGGATCGCCGGGACCGAACCGGGCTGGCGGGTCGAGCTGATACCCCCTCCGGCGGTGCTGCCTGCGATTCCGGTGAGCGAAGGCACGCCGAACAGCGACACGCTCGACCTGATCGGCTGGGCGGCCTTGCGGCTTGATCGAAGCGTGGTGCTCGCCGGGCCTGCCGATCAGGCCGAAGCCGCCGCCGAGGTGCTGCGTGAGGCCGGGGTTTCGGTTGCCGTGCGGCCGGGCACCGGCCCGCTGCGCGCAGGTTGGGCCGATCAGGGAGAATAG
- a CDS encoding toxic anion resistance protein, whose translation MSTETQTATATPFSLTPPDPVPQVAPDQAAGLVPVTTEQKSKLDTKVDAFVTELVSVDANSPQFGEKVDQITRMGQEQIRAAAAMSNRFLDRPVRAMDGDGSVGKDLAELRRTVEDLDPGRQGKLSGPRKILGIIPFGNKIKNYFDSYTSAQGHIAAILQRLESGKKELHLDNAAIDTERQKLWAAMGELEQMIHIAKTLDGKLEAKALELDSSDPAKAKALRESALFYVRQRTQDLLTQMAVSVQGYLALDLVKKNNVELVKGVDRASTTTVGALRTAVTVAQAMTNQRLVLGQITALNKTTSDIIDSTSTLLREQTAQIHEQAASSTIPLETLQRAFQNIYDTMDEVDNFKVRALESMKQTVNVLSSEVEKSKGYIARAEGQAQAQSKVAASEPSLLALDK comes from the coding sequence ATGAGCACCGAAACCCAGACGGCCACCGCGACCCCGTTTTCGCTGACCCCGCCCGATCCGGTGCCGCAGGTCGCGCCCGATCAGGCTGCCGGGCTGGTGCCGGTTACCACAGAGCAGAAGTCGAAGCTCGACACCAAGGTCGATGCCTTCGTCACCGAGCTGGTTTCGGTCGATGCCAATTCGCCGCAGTTCGGCGAGAAAGTCGATCAGATCACACGCATGGGGCAGGAACAGATCCGCGCCGCCGCCGCGATGTCGAACCGCTTTCTCGACCGCCCGGTGCGCGCGATGGATGGCGATGGCAGCGTGGGCAAGGATCTGGCCGAACTGCGCCGCACGGTCGAGGATCTCGATCCCGGCCGGCAGGGCAAGCTTTCGGGCCCGCGCAAGATCCTCGGGATCATTCCCTTCGGCAACAAGATCAAGAACTACTTCGACAGCTATACCAGCGCGCAAGGCCACATCGCGGCGATCCTCCAGCGGCTCGAAAGCGGCAAGAAGGAGCTGCATCTCGATAACGCCGCGATCGATACCGAACGGCAGAAGCTGTGGGCGGCGATGGGCGAGCTGGAGCAGATGATCCACATCGCCAAGACATTGGACGGCAAGCTGGAAGCCAAGGCGCTCGAACTGGATTCGTCCGACCCCGCCAAGGCCAAGGCGCTGCGCGAATCCGCGCTGTTCTATGTCCGCCAGCGCACGCAGGATCTGCTGACGCAGATGGCGGTGAGCGTGCAGGGCTACCTCGCGCTCGATCTGGTCAAGAAGAACAATGTCGAACTGGTGAAGGGCGTCGACCGCGCCAGCACCACCACCGTCGGCGCGCTGCGCACCGCCGTCACCGTGGCGCAGGCGATGACCAACCAGCGCCTCGTGCTCGGCCAGATCACCGCGCTCAACAAGACCACCAGCGACATCATCGATTCGACCAGCACGCTGCTGCGCGAACAGACCGCGCAGATTCACGAGCAGGCGGCGTCCTCCACGATCCCGCTGGAGACGCTGCAGCGCGCTTTCCAGAACATCTACGACACGATGGACGAGGTCGACAATTTCAAGGTCCGCGCGCTGGAATCGATGAAGCAGACGGTGAACGTGCTGAGTTCCGAGGTCGAAAAGTCCAAGGGCTATATCGCCCGCGCCGAAGGTCAGGCGCAGGCGCAGTCCAAGGTCGCGGCGAGCGAGCCTTCGCTGCTGGCGCTGGACAAGTAA
- a CDS encoding polyhydroxyalkanoic acid system family protein has protein sequence MRVVLPHDLTKEEVRARMHKHGEEIGGFFPPGLAKVMTEWPSEDRMSITAVVMGQTIPGGVEVRDNDVVIEMDLPLLLGVMRGPLEAAVRKEGGRLLAP, from the coding sequence ATGCGCGTCGTCCTGCCTCACGATCTTACCAAAGAAGAAGTGCGCGCCCGGATGCACAAGCACGGGGAAGAGATCGGCGGTTTCTTCCCCCCCGGTCTTGCCAAGGTGATGACCGAATGGCCGTCTGAAGACCGCATGAGCATCACCGCCGTGGTCATGGGCCAGACCATTCCCGGCGGAGTCGAAGTGCGCGACAACGACGTGGTGATCGAAATGGATCTGCCGCTGCTGCTCGGCGTGATGCGGGGGCCGCTCGAGGCCGCCGTGCGCAAGGAAGGCGGACGCCTGCTCGCGCCCTGA
- a CDS encoding biliverdin-producing heme oxygenase, producing MAPVSDAAKPDETLRTHLRAATMVAHDLLDHAMQAASGWQQRQDYARFLALQHAARAPIEIWLATHAPADLRPPPQTPLIARDLAALGVVVPASAPLFSLGRAAPGHALGTAWVLAGSALGNRAIAKAVARIGGGEWPVAFLGNGEMMAFWQGLRARIERPAPPAEAAAATQAAEAVFAHFLAVAETGQAPDRTLESTSS from the coding sequence ATGGCGCCGGTCAGCGATGCGGCCAAGCCAGACGAGACGCTGCGCACGCACCTGCGCGCGGCGACGATGGTTGCGCATGATCTGCTCGATCATGCGATGCAGGCGGCGAGCGGCTGGCAGCAGCGGCAGGACTATGCCCGCTTTCTCGCCCTGCAACACGCCGCCCGCGCGCCGATCGAAATCTGGCTCGCGACCCACGCGCCCGCCGACTTGCGCCCCCCACCGCAAACGCCGCTGATCGCGCGCGATCTGGCGGCGCTGGGCGTGGTTGTCCCCGCGTCCGCCCCGCTCTTCTCGCTCGGGCGCGCGGCGCCGGGCCATGCGCTCGGCACGGCCTGGGTTCTGGCCGGATCGGCGCTCGGCAATCGCGCCATCGCCAAGGCCGTGGCCCGGATCGGCGGCGGGGAGTGGCCGGTCGCCTTCCTCGGCAATGGCGAGATGATGGCCTTCTGGCAGGGCCTGCGCGCCCGGATCGAACGCCCCGCCCCGCCAGCCGAAGCCGCCGCCGCCACCCAAGCGGCCGAGGCGGTGTTCGCCCATTTCCTCGCCGTGGCCGAGACCGGACAGGCGCCGGACCGCACGCTCGAAAGCACCTCGTCATGA
- a CDS encoding HWE histidine kinase domain-containing protein gives MNLHQRSDTLTECDREAIHHIAAVQDFGGLIAADAQGRVVQLSANVADLLGLDSLPEPGTPLSRMIAAPALATLEQALAGLAGVDALERRFGLDLTGRNQPFDCAVHTAGGLSIIEFEPHARNDFADHVSMIVPVIAQLEQSATIAMLCDTAARLVRQMTGYDRVMIYRFHPDESGEVIAEDRHEALEPFLGLRYPAADIPRQARELFRRNRFRVIADMTSEAVPILPELGPDDTPLDLSMSMLRSHSKMHLAYMRNMGVGASLAIAIVRHDRLWGMISCHHREPRLPPYSLRTVAELLSQTFSLMLDRILVAQAEGLRERARQLNDRLLLRLAGGVSLGDSLPMIEELLSGTIQHDGISLFAEGEYRASGDAPDAEEFIAIAPLLASTLGGATHATTRLADQVPEAAGFADRAAGALVLPLSRGTRDSLVLWRRPLDRVVTWAGDPDKAAAKPGEMLQPRASFAAWAETVRGHSAEWSADECEIAARLRRTLIEVILRMSEDLTRERARAAEQQDLLIAELNHRVRNILGLIRALVAQSQSEAFSVPGFAAIIGGRIAALASAHDNITARNWGPASLTRLIEGELAPYSGADRARFRLVGADVLVTPEAYTILALVVHELATNSAKYGSLSARAGRVEVTLARTAFGDLALQWRETGGPPVTAPTRQGFGSTIITRSIPHDLGGEADVRYKLGGVEADFLIPARHLPTPEPGTRPAPPPEPLRDPAVVPAAVPARVLVVEDSIIIALDTEENLKRLGVAEVRLESSVGAALDAIAADRPDFAIIDFNLGGESSEPIAEALRAAGVRFVLATGYAENAGQFERLGAAAVLRKPYGMTEIERLLVPA, from the coding sequence ATGAACCTCCACCAGCGCAGCGACACGCTGACCGAATGCGACCGCGAGGCGATCCACCACATCGCGGCGGTTCAGGATTTCGGCGGTCTGATTGCAGCCGATGCGCAAGGCCGGGTGGTGCAGCTGTCCGCCAATGTCGCCGATCTGCTGGGGCTCGACTCCCTGCCCGAACCGGGCACGCCCCTCAGCCGCATGATCGCCGCCCCGGCGCTCGCCACGCTCGAACAGGCGCTGGCGGGGCTGGCCGGTGTCGATGCGCTGGAGCGCCGCTTCGGGCTCGACCTCACGGGCCGCAACCAGCCCTTCGACTGCGCGGTGCACACAGCCGGCGGGCTATCGATCATCGAGTTCGAGCCGCACGCCCGCAACGACTTTGCCGACCATGTCAGCATGATCGTGCCCGTGATCGCCCAGCTCGAACAGTCCGCCACCATCGCGATGCTGTGCGATACCGCCGCGCGGCTGGTGCGGCAAATGACCGGCTATGACCGGGTGATGATCTACCGCTTCCACCCCGACGAAAGCGGCGAGGTGATCGCGGAGGACCGGCACGAGGCGCTCGAGCCGTTTCTCGGCCTGCGCTATCCCGCCGCCGACATCCCGCGGCAGGCGCGCGAGCTGTTCCGCCGCAACCGGTTCCGCGTCATCGCCGACATGACCTCCGAGGCCGTGCCGATCCTCCCCGAACTGGGGCCCGACGACACGCCGCTCGACCTGTCGATGTCGATGCTGCGCTCGCACTCGAAGATGCACCTCGCCTATATGCGGAACATGGGCGTGGGGGCCTCGCTCGCCATTGCGATCGTGCGGCATGACCGTTTGTGGGGCATGATTTCGTGCCACCACCGCGAGCCGCGCCTGCCGCCCTATTCGCTGCGCACCGTGGCCGAACTGCTCAGCCAGACCTTCTCGCTGATGCTCGACCGCATTCTGGTCGCCCAGGCCGAGGGCTTGCGCGAACGGGCGCGGCAATTGAACGACCGCCTGCTGCTGCGGCTTGCCGGCGGGGTGAGCCTTGGCGACAGCCTGCCGATGATCGAGGAACTGCTCAGCGGCACGATCCAGCATGACGGCATCTCGCTTTTCGCAGAGGGCGAATATCGCGCCAGCGGCGATGCGCCCGACGCGGAGGAATTCATCGCGATCGCGCCGCTGCTCGCCAGCACGCTGGGCGGGGCGACCCATGCCACCACCCGGCTCGCCGATCAGGTGCCCGAGGCCGCCGGTTTTGCCGATCGCGCGGCAGGGGCGCTGGTGCTGCCGCTGTCGCGCGGCACGCGGGATTCGCTGGTGCTGTGGCGCCGCCCGCTCGACCGTGTGGTCACCTGGGCGGGCGATCCCGACAAGGCGGCGGCCAAGCCCGGCGAAATGCTCCAGCCCCGCGCCAGCTTTGCCGCTTGGGCCGAAACCGTGCGGGGTCACTCCGCCGAATGGAGCGCCGACGAATGCGAGATCGCCGCCCGCCTGCGCCGCACGCTGATCGAGGTGATCCTGCGGATGAGCGAGGACCTCACCCGCGAACGCGCCCGCGCGGCCGAGCAGCAGGACCTGCTGATTGCCGAGCTCAATCACCGGGTGCGCAACATCCTCGGCCTGATCCGCGCGCTGGTGGCGCAATCGCAGTCCGAGGCATTCAGCGTTCCCGGCTTTGCCGCGATCATCGGCGGGCGCATCGCCGCGCTGGCGAGCGCGCATGACAATATCACCGCGCGCAATTGGGGCCCGGCGAGCCTCACCCGGCTGATCGAGGGCGAGCTGGCACCCTATAGCGGGGCGGACCGTGCGCGCTTCCGGCTGGTGGGCGCGGATGTGCTCGTCACCCCGGAAGCCTATACCATCCTTGCGCTGGTGGTGCACGAGCTGGCGACCAATTCGGCCAAGTATGGCAGCCTCTCGGCGCGCGCCGGGCGGGTGGAGGTGACACTCGCGCGCACCGCCTTCGGCGATCTGGCGCTGCAATGGCGCGAGACCGGCGGCCCGCCGGTCACCGCGCCGACGCGGCAGGGCTTCGGCTCGACCATCATCACCCGCTCGATCCCGCATGATCTCGGGGGCGAGGCCGATGTGCGCTACAAGCTGGGCGGAGTGGAGGCCGATTTCCTCATCCCCGCGCGGCACCTGCCCACGCCCGAACCCGGCACGCGGCCCGCGCCCCCGCCCGAGCCGCTGCGCGATCCCGCCGTGGTGCCCGCAGCCGTCCCGGCGCGGGTGCTGGTGGTGGAAGACAGCATCATCATCGCGCTCGACACCGAGGAGAACCTCAAGCGGCTGGGCGTGGCCGAGGTGCGGCTCGAAAGCTCGGTCGGCGCCGCGCTGGATGCCATCGCCGCGGATCGCCCCGACTTTGCGATCATCGACTTCAACCTCGGCGGAGAAAGCTCCGAACCCATCGCCGAGGCCCTGCGCGCGGCGGGGGTGCGCTTCGTGCTGGCGACGGGCTATGCCGAAAACGCAGGCCAGTTCGAACGGCTGGGAGCCGCCGCCGTGCTGCGCAAGCCCTATGGCATGACCGAGATCGAGCGGCTGCTGGTGCCGGCGTAA